The following proteins are co-located in the Alphaproteobacteria bacterium genome:
- a CDS encoding response regulator: MVNLNMNILIVDDYKTMLRIIRNLLKQIGFDHVDEASDGSAALKSLREKDYGLIISDWNMEPMTGLELLKEVRADTKLKETPFIMITAESKSENVIAAKQAGVNNYIVKPFNAETLKTKLQSVLGKF, encoded by the coding sequence ATGGTTAATTTAAATATGAACATACTGATTGTTGATGATTATAAAACGATGTTGCGCATTATTAGGAACCTTCTGAAACAAATTGGCTTTGATCATGTAGACGAGGCTTCTGATGGGAGCGCAGCACTTAAATCGCTGAGAGAAAAAGATTATGGATTGATTATTTCTGACTGGAACATGGAACCAATGACAGGACTTGAGTTGCTCAAAGAAGTGAGAGCAGATACAAAATTGAAAGAAACACCATTCATTATGATTACAGCCGAAAGCAAGTCTGAAAATGTCATTGCAGCAAAGCAAGCCGGTGTTAATAATTATATTGTGAAGCCGTTTAATGCTGAAACACTGAAGACAAAACTGCAAAGTGTTTTAGGTAAGTTTTAA